A DNA window from Halichondria panicea chromosome 16, odHalPani1.1, whole genome shotgun sequence contains the following coding sequences:
- the LOC135349706 gene encoding uncharacterized protein LOC135349706 — protein MAERQDRELEYIFRNVQLFKNDTLGTGSYGAVCKAKCDQLLCAAKLLYPVLFQIAVPDPGKEHRHPFRRFETECAFLSRINHPNIVQYLGTYRDPDTNAPVLLMELMDESLTHFLESSPGNIPYHIQVNLSHDIAQALAFLHSNGIIHRDLSSNNVLLIAGSRAKVTDFGMSKFRDINVTRLATMTTCPGTPAFMSPEALNQPPVYTEKLDNFSFGVLLVQTTTRQFPKPTDPFENIQVPNPRNPGGIVEAKLPIPELERRQAHMSLIEPTHPLLPIARHCLKDRDVERPSSQQLCQTLDALKRTPRYQESSQQDLHQMLREKDEQLQNTITEKDEQIAEKVTQLQTNEQIIAENQETITQNNEQLNTKDTEIQTLQHEVEARKRQLRRLNQELQSSEENTAALQQVIDQRDREVTQLRQTLASKNEESHDLSTRMHRVALQDEQTTLMPPITIESLPDAPVGMWYGSSAVIGDKAYFSPYGSKTVYMFSNNQWHKLPQRPNKCFTIVSVDEILTTVGGGHTSL, from the coding sequence ATGGCCGAAAGACAAGACCGCGAACTAGAATACATATTCAGAAATGTTCAACTCTTCAAGAATGATACCCTTGGTACTGGCTCCTACGGGGCAGTGTGTAAAGCAAAGTGTGACCAGCTACTCTGTGCTGCCAAGCTACTCTATCCAGTGCTTTTCCAAATAGCTGTTCCAGATCCTGGTAAAGAACATAGACACCCGTTTAGAAGATTCGAAACAGAGTGTGCATTTCTGAGTCGTATCAACCACCCCAACATCGTACAGTACTTGGGGACCTATCGCGATCCCGACACAAATGCACCAGTTCTTCTCATGGAGCTCATGGACGAGAGTCTGACACACTTCTTAGAGTCATCACCTGGAAACATTCCCTACCACATCCAGGTCAACCTCTCCCATGACATAGCTCAAGCACTTGCCTTTCTCCACTCCAATGGGATCATCCATCGCGACCTCTCCAGCAACAATGTCCTACTCATTGCAGGCAGTCGAGCTAAAGTCACCGATTTCGGAATGTCTAAATTCAGGGACATAAATGTCACCCGACTagccacaatgaccacatgcCCGGGAACACCAGCCTTCATGTCTCCCGAGGCACTAAACCAACcaccagtgtacacagagaaaCTAGACAACTTCTCATTTGGTGTGCTTCTAGTTCAGACTACAACTCGACAGTTTCCAAAGCCAACAGATCCATTCGAGAATATTCAAGTTCCCAATCCACGAAATCCAGGTGGCATAGTTGAAGCTAAATTGCCGATTCCAGAACTAGAAAGACGCCAAGCTCACATGAGCCTGATTGAGCCCACCCACCCTCTACTGCCGATTGCTCGTCACTGCCTCAAAGACAGAGATGTTGAACGACCATCTTCCCAACAGCTTTGTCAAACACTGGATGCTCTCAAGAGGACACCACGGTACCAGGAAAGCTCCCAACAAGACCTGCACCAGATGCTCAGAGAGAAAGATGAACAACTACAAAACACTATCACAGAAAAAGATGAGCAAATTGCGGAAAAAGTCACACAGCTACAAACAAATGAACAGATTATAGCCGAAAATCAAGAGACGATTACACAAAACAATGAACAGTTAAACACAAAGGACACTGAAATCCAAACTCTTCAACATGAGGTTGAAGCCAGGAAGAGACAGCTGAGGAGACTCAACCAAGAGTTGCAATCAAGTGAGGAGAACACTGCTGCCCTCCAACAAGTCATCGATCAACGAGACAGAGAAGTCACTCAACTGAGACAAACGTTGGCAAGTAAGAATGAGGAATCTCACGATCTATCGACTCGAATGCACCGAGTCGCACTGCAAGATGAGCAAACTACACTAATGCCACCTATTACAATAGAGTCACTACCTGATGCACCTGTTGGTATGTGGTATGGATCATCAGCCGTGATTGGAGACAAGGCATACTTTAGTCCATATGGAAGTAAAACTGTTTATATGTTTAGCAACAATCAGTGGCACAAGTTACCACAACGCCCTAACAAGTGCTTCACTATCGTCAGTGTCGATGAGATACTCAcaactgtggggggggggcacacgTCTCTATAG
- the LOC135350347 gene encoding uncharacterized protein LOC135350347 has product MAERQDPEQEYVFKNDTLGTGSYEAMQDAQGTPITIKSPPNAVDIGYGSSSAVIGDRAYFHPFGFNNVYEFSNNQWHKVPPCPNKLFTIVSVVDMLTAVGGGSVTQPYGNKLYSFIDNKWIEHFPPMPTRRSTPGAVYANNTLVVAGGYCYSENLNVVEILNTANMQWSIVSSLPVPTNHPSTTICGDYVYIHPLSYDYQEKYSVYKCSLRELTQSQWEKITSLPVTHSSLVTFNGHLLAVGGVDSNGDISKDIYQYNETSWIVTSQMSTPRSFCATTVLPGNKLMVVGGDGATKKCEIATFV; this is encoded by the coding sequence ATGGCTGAGAGACAAGACCCTGAACAAGAGTACGTATTCAAGAATGATACCCTTGGTACTGGCTCCTACGAAGCAATGCAAGATGCTCAAGGTACGCCCATCACAATAAAGTCACCACCTAATGCTGTGGATATTGGGTATGGATCATCATCAGCCGTGATTGGAGACAGGGCATACTTTCATCCATTTGGATTTAACAATGTTTATGAGTTCAGTAACAATCAATGGCACAAGGTACCACCTTGCCCTAACAAGCTTTTCACTATTGTCAGTGTTGTTGACATGCTTACAGCTGTGGGAGGAGGGTCAGTTACACAACCTTATGGTAACAAACTCTACAGCTTCATTGATAACAAATGGATCGAACACTTCCCTCCTATGCCAACAAGACGGTCGACACCTGGAGCTGTGTACGCTAACAACACACTTGTAGTAGCTGGGGGATATTGTTATTCAGAAAATTTAAACGTAGTTGAAATATTAAACACTGCTAATATGCAATGGTCTATTGTTAGCTCACTACCTGTGCCAACCAATCATCCATCAACAACGATCTGTGGAgactatgtgtacatacacccACTAAGTTATGATTATCAAGAGAAGTATTCAGTGTACAAATGCTCATTAAGAGAACTAACTCAGTCCCAATGGGAGAAGATTACCTCTTTGCCTGTTACGCATTCCTCTCTTGTTACTTTCAATGGTCACCTGCTGGCAGTGGGTGGGGTAGACTCCAATGGAGATATATCTAAGGATATATATCAGTACAACGAGACATCATGGATTGTCACTAGTCAAATGTCAACCCCTCGATCATTTTGCGCCACTACTGTCCTCCCTGGGAACAAACTGATGGTGGTGGGAGGAGATGGTGCAACGAAAAAATGTGAAATAGCTACTTTTGTATAG
- the LOC135349702 gene encoding probable serine/threonine-protein kinase kinX: protein MAERQDNEQEYIFRNVQLFKNDTLGTGSYGVVCKAKCDQLLCAAKLLYPVLFQIAIPDPGKEHRHPFRRFETECAFLSRINHPNIVQYLGTYRDPDTNAPVLLMELMDESLTHFLESSPGHIPYHIQVNLSYDIAQALAFLHSNEIIHRDLSSNNVLLIAGTRAKVTDFGMSKFRDINVTRLATMTTCPGTPAFMSPEALNEPPVYTEKLDNFSFGVLLVQTITRQFPNPTDPFKSRELVDPQFPNQAIQANVPVPEIERRQAHISLIEPTHPLLPIARHCLKDRDVERPSSRQLCQTLDALKKTARYQESSQQGLHQIIKEKDQQLQANQQMVTQKNEQLHMSIEIQTLQHEAEIRERQLRRSNQELQSSEENTAALQQSIDQRDREVTQLRQTLASKNEEIEDLSTRMHQLALQDGRQLRRLNQELQSSQENTAALQQAIDQRDREVTELRPTLASKHEEIDDISTRTHQFALQDGRQAQATPIAIVKWGTQPDAPVDMGYGSSAVVGDKVYITSCESETRSVYEFSNNQWHKLQRCRNSKFTIVSVDNILTTVGGKSGTQSYSNKLYSYVTNKWVKHFPPMPTRRRGPGAVYANNTLVVAGGFYDTNWLTVVEIMNTANRQWSTVSSLPVPIEHPSSTICGDYVYIQPRTSFSDDEEKYSVYKFSLRQLTQSQPSSAIWEKISPLPVSNSSLVAINGHLLAVGGVDSNRDRSKDIYQYKTILWTVISQMSTPRYACLTAVLPGNKLMVAGGYDTQRKCEIATFV, encoded by the coding sequence ATGGCTGAGAGACAAGACAATGAACAAGAGTACATATTCAGAAATGTGCAACTCTTCAAGAATGATACCCTTGGTACTGGCTCCTATGGGGTAGTGTGCAAAGCCAAGTGTGACCAGCTACTCTGTGCTGCCAAGCTACTCTATCCAGTGCTCTTCCAAATAGCCATTCCAGATCCTGGCAAAGAACATAGACACCCGTTTAGAAGATTTGAAACAGAGTGTGCATTTCTGAGTCGTATTaaccaccccaacattgtGCAGTACTTGGGGACCTATCGCGATCCCGACACAAATGCACCAGTTCTTCTCATGGAGCTCATGGACGAGAGTCTGACACACTTCCTGGAATCATCACCTGGACATATtccctaccacatccaagtcaACCTCTCCTATGACATAGCTCAAGCACTTGCCTTCCTCCACTCTAACGAGATCATCCATCGCGACCTCTCCAGCAACAATGTCCTACTCATTGCAGGCACTCGAGCCAAAGTCACCGATTTCGGAATGTCTAAATTCAGGGACATAAACGTCACCCGACTagccacaatgaccacatgcCCGGGAACACCAGCCTTCATGTCTCCCGAGGCACTAAACGAACcaccagtgtacacagagaaaCTAGACAACTTCTCATTTGGTGTGCTTCTAGTTCAGACCATAACACGGCAGTTTCCAAATCCAACCGATCCATTTAAATCAAGAGAACTGGTTGATCCACAATTTCCAAATCAAGCAATTCAAGCTAACGTTCCAGTGCCCGAGATAGAAAGAAGACAAGCCCACATCAGCTTGATTGAGCCCACCCACCCTCTACTGCCGATTGCTCGTCACTGCCTCAAAGACAGAGATGTTGAACGACCATCTTCCCGACAGCTGTGCCAAACACTGGATGCTCTCAAAAAGACAGCCAGGTACCAGGAAAGCTCCCAACAAGGCTTGCACCAGATTATCAAGGAGAAAGATCAACAGTTACAAGCAAATCAACAGATGGTGACACAAAAAAATGAGCAGTTACATATGTCCATCGAAATTCAAACCCTTCAACATGAGGCTGAAATCAGGGAGAGACAGCTAAGGCGATCCAACCAAGAGTTGCAATCCAGTGAGGAGAATACTGCTGCCCTCCAACAATCCATCGATCAACGAGACAGAGAAGTTACTCAACTGAGACAAACTTTGGCTAGTAAGAACGAGGAAATTGAGGATCTATCGACTCGAATGCATCAATTGGCGCTGCAAGACGGGAGACAACTAAGGAGACTCAACCAAGAGTTGCAATCTAGTCAAGAGAACACTGCTGCCCTCCAACAAGCCATCGATCAACGAGACAGAGAAGTGACTGAACTGAGACCAACGCTGGCAAGCAAACATGAAGAAATTGATGATATATCGACTCGAACACACCAATTTGCACTGCAAGACGGGAGACAAGCTCAAGCTACACCAATTGCAATAGTAAAGTGGGGAACACAACCTGATGCACCTGTTGATATGGGATATGGATCATCAGCCGTAGTTGGAGACAAGGTATACATCACGTCGTGTGAAAGTGAAACTAGATCTGTTTATGAGTTCAGCAATAATCAGTGGCACAAGTTACAACGTTGTCGAAATAGTAAATTCACTATTGTCAGTGTTGACAATATACTCACAACCGTAGGGGGAAAGTCAGGTACACAAAGCTATAGTaacaaactctacagctaTGTTACCAACAAATGGGTGAAACATTTCCCTCCCATGCCAACCAGACGAAGGGGACCTGGAGCTGTGTACGCTAACAACACACTTGTAGTGGCTGGGGGTTTTTATGACACGAATTGGTTAACTGTCGTCGAGATAATGAACACTGCGAATAGGCAATGGTCTACTGTTAGTTCTCTTCCTGTGCCAATCGAGCACCCATCATCAACGATCTGTGGAgactatgtgtacatacaaCCACGAACTAGCTTTAGTGATGATGAAGAGAAGTATTCAGTGTACAAATTCTCATTAAGACAACTAACTCAGTCCCAGCCAAGCTCAGCTATATGGGAGAAGATTTCCCCTTTGCCAGTTAGCAACTCCTCTCTTGTTGCTATCAATGGCCACCTCCTGGCAGTGGGTGGAGTTGACTCCAATCGAGATAGATCTAAGGACATATACCAATACAAAACGATACTATGGACTGTCATTAGTCAAATGTCAACACCTCGATATGCATGCCTCACTGCTGTCCTCCCTGGAAACAAACTGATGGTGGCGGGAGGATATGATACACAGAGAAAATGTGAAATAGCTACTTTTGTATAG
- the LOC135350415 gene encoding kelch-like protein 12, with protein MHQVALQDEQATLMKPVTIQSLPEVHVDIGYGSSAVTGNKAYFNSFGSTTVYEFSNNQWHKLPPCPNKDFTIVCVDDKITTVGGRSGTQRGYSNKLYSYINNKWVEHFPPIPTGRWGPGAVYANNTLVAAGGYCDLKSLNTVEILNNANMRWSIVSSLPVPTYQPSTTICGDYVYIHPRFNDEQEQYSVYKCSLRQLTQSQPSSAIWEKITPLPVTHSTLATINGHLLAVGGVDSNRDITKDIYQYNETSWTVISQMSTPRSVCHTAALHGNKLMVVGGDCTDRKCTFV; from the coding sequence ATGCACCAAGTTGCACTGCAAGATGAACAAGCTACACTAATGAAACCTGTTACAATACAGTCACTACCTGAGGTACATGTGGATATTGGGTATGGATCATCAGCCGTGACTGGAAACAAGGCATACTTTAATTCATTTGGATCTACAACTGTTTATGAATTCAGCAACAATCAGTGGCACAAGTTACCACCTTGCCCTAACAAGGACTTCACTATTGTCTGTGTTGATGATAAGATCACAACTGTGGGGGGACGGTCAGGGACACAACGCGGCTATAGTaacaaactctacagctacatTAACAACAAATGGGTCGAACACTTCCCTCCTATACCAACCGGACGGTGGGGACCTGGAGCTGTGTACGCTAACAACACACTTGTAGCGGCTGGGGGATATTGTGATTTAAAAAGTTTAAATACTGTCGAAATATTAAACAATGCTAATATGCGATGGTCTATTGTTAGCTCACTACCTGTGCCAACCTATCAACCATCAACAACGATCTGTGGAgactatgtgtacatacacccACGTTTTAATGATGAGCAAGAGCAGTATTCCGTGTACAAATGCTCATTAAGACAACTAACTCAGTCCCAGCCAAGCTCAGCTATATGGGAGAAGATTACCCCTTTGCCAGTTACACATTCCACTCTTGCTACCATCAATGGTCACCTGCTGGCAGTGGGTGGGGTGGACTCTAATAGAGATATAACTAAGGACATATATCAGTACAATGAGACATCATGGACTGTCATCAGTCAAATGTCAACACCTCGATCAGTATGCCACACTGCTGCCCTCCATGGGAACAAACTGATGGTGGTAGGAGGAGATTGTACAGACAGAAAATGTACTTTTGTATAG
- the LOC135350414 gene encoding uncharacterized protein LOC135350414 — MAERKDNEQEYLFRNVQLFKNATLGTGSYGAVCKAKCDQLLCAAKLLYPVLFQMTVPDPGKEHRHPFRRFETECAFLSRVNHPNIVQYLGTYRDPDTNAPVLLMELMDESLTHFLESSPGDIPYHIQVNLSYNIVQALAFLHSNGIIHRDLSSNNVLLIAGNRAKVTDFGMSKFRDINATRLATMTTCPGTPAFMSPEALNEPPVYTEKLDTFSFGVLLVQTTTRQFPKPTDSYEMRELFDPRFPNQAIRAKVPVPEIERRQAHISLIEPTHPLLPIAHHCLKDKDAERPSSQQLCQILDALKRTPQYQEGSQQDLDQVIREKDEQITEQLQANHHLIIENEMVMREKNEQIAQKDMQLQTHQETLTKSYKQLHTQANEIQTLQATLQHEAEAREKQLRKLNQELQSSKENTFALRQVIDQRDREVSQLRQTLAS; from the coding sequence ATGGCCGAGAGAAAAGACAATGAACAAGAATACTTATTCAGAAATGTTCAACTCTTCAAGAATGCTACCCTTGGTACTGGCTCCTATGGGGCAGTGTGTAAAGCCAAGTGTGACCAGCTACTCTGTGCTGCTAAGCTACTCTATCCAGTGCTCTTCCAAATGACTGTTCCAGATCCTGGCAAAGAACATAGACACCCGTTTAGAAGATTCGAAACTGAGTGTGCGTTTCTGAGTCGTGTCaaccaccccaacattgtacagtacctgGGGACCTATCGCGATCCGGACACAAATGCACCAGTTCTTCTCATGGAGCTCATGGACGAGAGTCTGACACACTTCCTGGAGTCATCACCTGGAGATATtccctaccacatccaagtcaACCTCTCCTATAACATAGTTCAAGCACTTGCCTTTCTCCACTCCAATGGGATCATCCATCGCGACCTCTCCAGCAACAATGTCCTACTCATTGCAGGCAATCGAGCCAAAGTCACCGATTTCGGAATGTCCAAATTCAGGGACATAAACGCCACCCGACTagccacaatgaccacatgcCCGGGAACACCAGCCTTCATGTCTCCCGAGGCACTAAATGAACcaccagtgtacacagagaaaCTAGATACCTTCTCATTTGGTGTGCTTCTAGTTCAGACTACAACTCGACAATTTCCAAAGCCAACAGATTCATATGAAATGAGAGAACTGTTTGATCCACGATTTCCGAACCAAGCAATTCGAGCCAAAGTTCCAGTGCCTGAGATAGAGAGAAGACAAGCCCACATCAGCCTGATTGAGCCCACCCATCCTCTGCTGCCGATTGCTCATCATTGCCTCAAAGATAAAGATGCTGAACGACCATCTTCCCAGCAGCTTTGCCAAATACTAGATGCTCTCAAGAGGACACCACAGTACCAAGAAGGCTCCCAACAAGACCTGGACCAGGTGATTAGAGAGAAAGATGAACAAATTACTGAACAACTACAAGCAAATCACCACCTTATAATAGAAAATGAAATGGTGATGAGAGAAAAGAATGAGCAAATTGCACAAAAAGACATGCAGCTACAAACACATCAAGAGACATTAACAAAAAGCTATAAACAATTACATACACAAGCGAATGAAATTCAAACCCTCCAAGCAACCCTTCAACATGAGGCTGAAGCCAGAGAAAAACAGCTGAGGAAACTCAACCAAGAGTTGCAATCAAGTAAGGAGAATACTTTTGCCCTCCGACAAGTCATCGATCAACGAGACAGAGAAGTATCTCAACTGAGACAAACGTTGGCAAGTTAA